In the genome of Muntiacus reevesi chromosome 5, mMunRee1.1, whole genome shotgun sequence, one region contains:
- the LOC136169039 gene encoding putative olfactory receptor 10D4, translating into MKMRNHTPVTEFLLTGIPHTQGLEHALFVFFLTFYLLTLVGNLLILLAILTSSNLHTPMYFFLGNLSVFDIFFPSVSSPKMMLYLLGQSRTISYQGCACQLFFYHFLGCTECFLYTVMAYDRFAAICHPLRYTVIMSPRVCAILTLSTWVGSSVHASVLTFLVFKLPYCGPTEVGNFFCDIPVVLPLACADTSLAHRVSVTNVGAVALLCFLLVFTSYTRIVISILRISSSEGRHRAFSTCSAHLTSVLLFYGPVVLIYLRPASSPWLDSVVQVLNNIVTPSLNPLIYSLRNKDVKLALRKALIQGVYT; encoded by the coding sequence ATGAAGATGAGGAATCACACGCCAGTAACCGAGTTCCTCCTCACCGGAATCCctcacacacaggggctggaaCACGCGCTCTTTGTCTTCTTCCTCACCTTCTACCTGCTCACTCTTGTGGGGAACCTGCTCATTCTCCTGGCCATCCTCACTTCCTCcaacctccacacccccatgtacttcttcctgggcAACCTGTCAGTGTTTGACATCTTTTTCCCTTCCGTGAGTTCCCCCAAAATGATGCTCTACCTACTGGGGCAAAGCCGGACCATCTCTTACCAGGGCTGCGCCTGCCAGCTCTTCTTTTATCACTTCCTGGGCTGCACGGAGTGTTTCCTGTAcaccgtgatggcctatgaccgcttcgCCGCCATCTGCCACCCCTTGCGGTACACGGTCATCATGAGCCCCAGGGTGTGCGCCATCTTGACTCTGAGCACCTGGGTGGGGAGCAGCGTGCATGCGTCTGTCCTCACATTTCTTGTGTTTAAGTTACCCTACTGTGGCCCCACGGAGGTGGGCAATTTCTTCTGTGACATCCCGgtggtgctgcccctggcctgtgcaGACACCTCTCTAGCTCACAGGGTGAGTGTCACCAACGTAGGTGCTGTGGctctcctgtgtttccttcttGTCTTCACCTCTTACACTCGCATTGTTATCTCTATATTGAGAATCAGCTCCTCAGAAGGCAGGCACagagccttctccacctgcagtGCCCACCTGACTTCCGTCCTGCTCTTCTATGGACCCGTGGTCCTCATTTATCTCCGGCCTGCCTCCAGCCCGTGGTTGGATTCTGTGGTTCAGGTATTAAATAATATTGTCACCCCATCCTTAAATCCTTTGATATACAGTTTGAGAAACAAGGATGTGAAGTTGGCTCTGAGAAAAGCACTAATCCAGGGAGTATATACCTGA
- the LOC136169057 gene encoding olfactory receptor 10D3-like, translating into MQNYTSVSEFILLGIPNTGGLENLLFILFLMFYLFTLLGNLLIFLTILVSSNLHTPMYFFLGNLSVFDIFFPSVSSPKMMLYLMGQSRTISYQGCACQLFFYHFLGGTECFLYTVMAYDRFVAICHPLQYMVIMNPRVCITLTVGSWLGGCLHGSILTFLVFKLPYCGPNEVDNFFCDIPVVLPLACADTSLAQMVSFTNVDFVTLTCLILILTSYGCIVLSIFKIRSSEGRRRAFSTCSAHLISIILFYGPVMLIYLWPASSPWLDSVIQVLNNIVTPSLNPLIYTLRNKDVKLALRKVLT; encoded by the coding sequence ATGCAGAACTATACTTCCGTGTCAGAGTTCATATTGCTGGGAATTCCTAACACTGGAGGGCTGGAGAACTTGCTATTCATCCTGTTTTTGATGTTCTATCTTTTCACTTTACTGGGAAACCTGCTCATCTTCCTCACCATTCTGGTTTCTTCcaacctccacacccccatgtatttcttcctggggAACCTGTCAGTGTTTGACATATTTTTCCCTTCCGTGAGTTCCCCCAAAATGATGCTCTACCTAATGGGGCAAAGCCGAACCATCTCTTATCAGGGCTGCGCCTGCCAGCTCTTCTTTTACCACTTCCTGGGTGGTACCGAGTGTTTCCTGTacactgtgatggcctatgaccgctttgTGGCTATTTGTCATCCTTTGCAATACATGGTTATCATGAACCCTAGAGTGTGTATCACCTTGACAGTGGGCTCTTGGCTGGGTGGCTGCCTACATGGAAGTATCCTCACATTTCTTGTCTTTAAGTTACCCTACTGTGGCCCCAATGAGGTGGACAATTTCTTCTGTGACATCCCAGTGGTGCTACCCCTGGCCTGTGCAGACACCTCtctagctcagatggtaagctTCACTAACGTGGATTTTGTGACTCTTACATGCCTTATCCTTATTTTGACTTCCTATGGTTGCATCGTCCTTTCCATTTTCAAAATCAGATCCTCCGAAGGCAGGCGCCGAGCTTTTTCAACCTGCAGTGCCCACCTGATTTCAATCATCTTGTTCTATGGACCTGTGATGCTCATCTATCTTTGGCCTGCTTCCAGCCCCTGGTTAGACTCTGTTATCCAAGTGTTAAATAATATTGTCACCCCTTCTCTTAATCCTTTGATTTACACCTTGAGAAACAAGGATGTGAAGCTGGCTCTGAGGAAAGTATTAACTTAA
- the LOC136169224 gene encoding putative olfactory receptor 10D4 — translation MKMRNHTPVTEFLLMGIPHTQGLEHALFVFFLTFYLLTLVGNLLILLAILTSSSLHTPMYFFLGNLSVFDIFFPSVSSPKMMLYLLGQSRTISYQGCACQLFFYHFLGCTECFLYTVMAYDRFAAICHPLRYTVIMSPRVCAILTLSTWVGSSVHASVLTFLVFTLPYCGPTEVGNFFCDIPVVLPLACADTSLAHRVSVTNVGAVALLCFLLVLTSYTRIVISILRISSSEGRHRAFSTCSAHLTSVLLFYGPVILIYLRPASSPWLDSVVPLFNNIVNPSLNPLIYSLRNKDVKLALRKALIQGPLMSKMFGFLIGF, via the exons ATGAAGATGAGGAATCACACGCCAGTAACCGAGTTCCTCCTCATGGGAATCCctcacacacaggggctggaaCACGCGCTCTTTGTCTTCTTCCTCACCTTCTACCTGCTCACTCTTGTGGGGAACCTGCTCATTCTCCTGGCCATCCTCACTTCCTCcagcctccacacccccatgtacttcttcctgggcAACCTGTCAGTGTTTGACATCTTTTTCCCTTCCGTGAGTTCCCCCAAAATGATGCTCTACCTACTGGGGCAAAGCCGGACCATCTCTTACCAGGGCTGCGCCTGCCAGCTCTTCTTTTATCACTTCCTGGGCTGCACGGAGTGTTTCCTGTAcaccgtgatggcctatgaccgcttcgCCGCCATCTGCCACCCCTTGCGGTACACGGTCATCATGAGCCCCAGGGTGTGCGCCATCTTGACTCTGAGCACCTGGGTGGGGAGCAGCGTGCATGCGTCTGTCCTCACATTTCTTGTGTTTACGTTACCCTACTGTGGCCCCACGGAGGTGGGCAATTTCTTCTGTGACATCCCGgtggtgctgcccctggcctgtgcaGACACCTCTCTAGCTCACAGGGTGAGTGTCACCAACGTAGGTGCTGTGGctctcctgtgtttccttcttGTCCTCACCTCTTACACTCGCATCGTTATCTCTATATTGAGAATCAGCTCCTCAGAAGGCAGGCACagagccttctccacctgcagtGCCCACCTGACTTCCGTCCTGCTCTTCTATGGACCCGTGATCCTTATTTATCTGCGGCCTGCCTCCAGCCCTTGGCTGGATTCTGTGGTTCCGTTGTTCAATAATATTGTTAACCCTTCCCTGAATCCTTTGATATACAGCTTGAGAAACAAGGATGTGAAGTTGGCTCTGAGAAAAGCACTAATCCAGGGA CCTTTGATGTCTAAAATGTTTGGTTTTCTAATTGGCTTTTAG
- the LOC136169045 gene encoding olfactory receptor 10D3-like, protein MKMRNHTPVTEFLLTGIPHTQGLEHALFVFFLTFYLLTLVGNLLILLAILTSSNLHTPMYFFLGNLSVFDIFFPSVSSPKMMLYLLGQSRTISYQGCACQLFFYHFLGCTECFLYTVMAYDRFAAICHPLRYTVIMSPRVCAILTLSTWVGSSVHASVLTFLVFKLPYCGPTEVGNFFCDIPVVLPLACADTSLAHRVSVTNVGAVALLCFLLVLTSYTRIVISILRISSSEGRHRAFSTCSAHLTSVLLFYGPVILIYLRPASTPWLDSVVQVLNNIVNPSLNPLIYSLRNKDVKLALRKALIQGVHT, encoded by the coding sequence ATGAAGATGAGGAATCATACGCCAGTAACCGAGTTCCTCCTCACGGGAATCCctcacacacaggggctggaaCACGCGCTCTTTGTCTTCTTCCTCACCTTCTACCTGCTCACTCTTGTGGGGAACCTGCTCATTCTCCTGGCCATCCTCACTTCCTCcaacctccacacccccatgtacttcttcctgggcAACCTGTCAGTGTTTGACATCTTTTTCCCTTCCGTGAGTTCCCCCAAAATGATGCTCTACCTACTGGGGCAAAGCCGGACCATCTCTTACCAGGGCTGCGCCTGCCAGCTCTTCTTTTATCACTTCCTGGGCTGCACGGAGTGTTTCCTGTAcaccgtgatggcctatgaccgcttcgCCGCCATCTGCCACCCCTTGCGGTACACGGTCATCATGAGCCCCAGGGTGTGCGCCATCTTGACTCTGAGCACCTGGGTGGGGAGCAGCGTGCATGCGTCTGTCCTCACATTTCTTGTGTTTAAGTTACCCTACTGTGGCCCCACGGAGGTGGGCAATTTCTTCTGTGACATCCCGgtggtgctgcccctggcctgtgcaGACACCTCTCTAGCTCACAGGGTGAGTGTCACCAACGTAGGTGCTGTGGctctcctgtgtttccttcttGTCCTCACCTCTTACACTCGCATCGTTATCTCTATATTGAGAATCAGCTCCTCAGAAGGCAGGCACagagccttctccacctgcagtGCCCACCTGACTTCCGTCCTGCTCTTTTATGGACCCGTGATCCTCATTTATCTCCGGCCTGCCTCCACCCCTTGGCTGGATTCTGTGGTTCAGGTATTAAATAATATTGTTAACCCTTCCCTGAATCCTTTGATATACAGCTTGAGAAACAAGGATGTGAAGTTGGCTCTGAGAAAAGCACTAATCCAGGGAGTACATACCTGA